Proteins encoded within one genomic window of Panicum virgatum strain AP13 chromosome 1N, P.virgatum_v5, whole genome shotgun sequence:
- the LOC120654268 gene encoding cytochrome P450 714D1-like: protein MEVVVPGAAMIAALALLLCAFIHAAWLSPAATRRRLRRAGFDGPRPSFPLGNLPEITATTMAAVKTTLPLLPASSSSSSISDVHAAVFPYFARWRQAFGKVFVYWLGTEPFLYVADPEFLKVTTTGALGKRWGKPDVFRRDRMPMFGRGLVMAEGDEWARHRNIIAPAFSATNLNHMIGVMQRTTAGMLARWADAVAAGQSVVDVEAGIVRNAAEIIARASFGMGDGDEAGELVFRKLQAMQAMLFRSNRLVGVPLARLLHVRRTYEAWKLGREIDALLMEMIDARARGGGEKKDLLSLLLAGSGRLSRREVVDECKTFFFGGHETTALALSWTLLLLAAHPEWQEALREELHLHMVAAGGEEGPLELGRLTKMGWVMSEVLRLYPPSPNVQRQALEDMKGIPRGTNMWVDVVAMHRDPALWGEDAHLFRPERFARDPLQGGCRHRMGFLPFGFGGRICVGRNLTAMEYRVVLAMLLRRFRLEVAPQYRHAPRVMLSLRPAAGIQLRLTPIVHHSSSSNHLSGQ from the coding sequence ATGGAGGTCGTCGTCCCAGGGGCCGCCATGATCGCCGcgctcgccctcctcctctgcgCCTTCATCCACGCCGCCTGgctctcgccggccgccaccaggcgccgcctccgccgggcCGGCTTCGACGGGCCCAGGCCCTCCTTCCCCTTGGGCAACCTGCCCGAGATCACCGCAACTACGATGGCCGCCGTCAAAACAACACTGCCGCTGCTtcctgcttcctcctcctcctccagcatcAGCGATGTCCACGCCGCCGTGTTCCCCTACTTCGcccggtggcgccaggccttCGGCAAGGTGTTCGTCTACTGGCTGGGCACCGAGCCCTTCCTGTACGTGGCCGACCCGGAGTTCCTCAAGGTCACCACCACCGGCGCGCTGGGCAAGCGCTGGGGCAAGCCCGACGTGTTCCGGCGCGACCGGATGCCCATGTTCGGGAGGGGGCTGGTGATGGCCGAGGGCGACGAGTGGGCGCGGCACCGCAACATCATCGCCCCCGCATTCTCCGCCACCAACCTCAACCACATGATCGGAGTGATGCAGCGGACCACCGCCGGGATGCTGGCGCGCTGGGccgacgccgtggccgccggGCAGAGCGTCGTCGACGTGGAGGCCGGCATCGTCCGGAACGCCGCCGAGATCATCGCCAGGGCCAGCTTCGGCatgggcgacggcgacgaggccgGCGAGCTTGTGTTCCGGAAGCTGCAGGCCATGCAGGCGATGCTGTTTCGGTCCAACCGCCTCGTGGGCGTGCCGCTGGCGCGGCTGCTGCACGTGCGCAGGACGTACGAGGCGTGGAAGCTCGGGCGGGAGATCGACGCGCTGCTCATGGAGATGATCGACGCGCgtgcgcgtggcggcggcgagaagaAAGACCTGCTGTCGCTGCTGCTCGCCGGGAGCGGGCGGCTGTCGCGGCGGGAGGTGGTGGACGAGTGCAAGACCTTCTTCTTCGGCGGGCACGAGACGACGGCGCTGGCGCTGTCGtggacgctgctgctgctggcggcgCACCCGGAGTGGCAGGAGGCGCTGCGGGAGGAGTTACACTTACAcatggtggcggccggcggcgaagaaGGGCCCCTGGAGCTGGGGCGGCTGACGAAGATGGGGTGGGTCATGAGCGAGGTGCTGCGGCTGTACCCGCCGTCGCCCAACGTGCAgcggcaggcgctggaggaCATGAAGGGCATCCCGCGGGGCACCAACATGTGGGTGGACGTGGTGGCGATGCACCGCGACCCGGCGCTGTGGGGCGAGGACGCGCACCTGTTCCGGCCGGAGCGGTTCGCGCGGGACCCCCTGCAGGGCGGGTGCCGCCACCGCATGGGCTTCCTGCCCTTCGGCTTCGGCGGGCGCATCTGCGTGGGGAGGAACCTGACGGCCATGGAGTACCGGGTGGTGCTGGCCATGCTGCTGCGCCGCTTCCGCCTCGAGGTCGCGCCCCAGTACAGGCACGCGCCGAGGGTCATGCTCTCGCTCAGGCCAGCCGCCGGCATCCAACTCCGCCTCACGCCCATCGTCCACCATTCATCTTCATCCAATCATCTATCCGGCCAGTAA